In a single window of the Planctomycetota bacterium genome:
- the fadJ gene encoding fatty acid oxidation complex subunit alpha FadJ, which translates to MSEASPLRLERRADGTAVLWFDVPGEKVNLLRPGFEEHLERALEELERDPGVRAAVLASGKADGFIAGADVKVFQRLSGAAEAEALSRRAQAALARLESCRVPVVAAIHGACVGGGLELVLACRGRVASDAESTRLGLPEVRLGVIPGAGGTQRLPRRVGVAAALELILTGKQIPARKALAIGLVDEVVPRPILLEAALEHARRWAAGERPGGRRRGFLRRVGGALLEGNPAGRALVYRRARKAILAETRGNLPAPPAALEAVREGIERGPERGYAAEAAAFGRLAVTPEARNLMALFFAVNELRKDPGTDDPAVRPREVRKVAVLGAGLMGTGISFVTAAEAGLPVRLKDVGHEPLRKALASLRGLFSERAARRRERRAELERRMMLVRPTTDYSGFRRADVVIEAVVEDLEVKRRVLREVEEAAGEEAIFATNTSSIPVDRIAEGARRPGRVVGMHYFSPVDKVPLLEVVVGPRTEPWVTATCVALGKAQGKTVIVVRDGPGFYTTRILGPYVNEAGHLLAEGVPVEEIDEALLRFGFPVGPLKLLDEVGIDTGHKIAKVLHEAFGDRMAPAPALEKIFADGRAGRKNGRGFYRYGEGGRGKGGRKVDPTVYDVLGVRPTKGHDAAAIALRCVLPMVNEAVRCLEEGILRSARDGDAGAILGLGFPPFRGGPFRYLDGRGAAAVRADLEELRRRHGGRFAPAALLEDLARTGKRLTDGTA; encoded by the coding sequence GTGAGCGAAGCGTCGCCCCTGCGTCTGGAACGCCGCGCGGACGGGACGGCGGTCCTCTGGTTCGACGTCCCCGGAGAAAAGGTGAATCTTCTCCGGCCGGGATTCGAGGAGCATCTTGAGCGCGCGCTGGAGGAGCTGGAGCGCGACCCGGGCGTGCGCGCGGCGGTTCTGGCCTCCGGGAAGGCCGACGGCTTCATCGCCGGAGCGGACGTGAAGGTGTTCCAGCGGCTCTCCGGCGCGGCGGAGGCGGAGGCCCTTTCGCGCCGCGCGCAGGCGGCGCTGGCGCGCCTGGAGTCCTGCCGCGTGCCCGTCGTGGCGGCGATTCACGGCGCCTGCGTGGGCGGGGGACTGGAGCTCGTCCTGGCGTGCCGCGGCCGGGTCGCCTCCGACGCGGAATCCACGCGTCTCGGGCTTCCGGAAGTGCGGCTCGGGGTCATTCCGGGGGCGGGAGGGACGCAGCGGCTTCCCCGTCGGGTGGGCGTCGCGGCGGCGCTGGAGCTCATTCTCACGGGCAAGCAGATTCCGGCGCGCAAGGCGCTGGCGATCGGGCTCGTGGACGAGGTCGTTCCGCGGCCGATCCTGCTGGAGGCGGCGCTGGAGCATGCGCGGCGGTGGGCGGCGGGGGAGCGTCCGGGGGGGCGGCGCCGGGGTTTTCTGCGCCGGGTGGGCGGCGCGCTGCTGGAAGGGAATCCGGCGGGGCGGGCGCTCGTGTACCGGCGGGCGCGGAAGGCGATTCTGGCGGAAACGCGGGGAAATCTGCCGGCGCCGCCGGCGGCGCTCGAAGCGGTCCGGGAGGGGATCGAGCGAGGCCCGGAGCGCGGATACGCGGCGGAAGCGGCGGCGTTCGGCAGGCTTGCGGTCACGCCCGAGGCGCGGAACCTGATGGCGCTTTTCTTCGCGGTCAACGAACTGCGGAAAGATCCCGGGACGGACGATCCGGCGGTCCGCCCGCGCGAGGTGCGCAAGGTGGCCGTGCTCGGCGCGGGGCTCATGGGCACGGGAATCTCCTTCGTGACGGCGGCGGAGGCGGGGCTCCCCGTGCGCCTGAAGGACGTGGGGCACGAGCCGCTCCGGAAGGCCCTGGCGTCCCTCCGGGGACTTTTTTCGGAACGCGCGGCGCGGCGGCGGGAGCGGCGGGCGGAGCTGGAGCGACGGATGATGCTCGTGCGGCCCACGACGGACTATTCGGGATTCCGCCGCGCGGACGTCGTGATCGAAGCGGTGGTCGAGGATCTCGAGGTGAAGCGCCGGGTGCTGCGGGAGGTGGAAGAGGCCGCCGGGGAGGAGGCGATTTTCGCCACGAACACTTCCTCGATCCCGGTCGATCGGATCGCGGAGGGGGCGCGCCGGCCGGGACGGGTGGTGGGGATGCACTACTTCTCGCCGGTGGACAAGGTGCCTCTGCTCGAGGTCGTGGTCGGGCCTCGGACCGAGCCGTGGGTGACGGCGACCTGCGTGGCCCTGGGAAAGGCGCAGGGCAAGACGGTGATCGTGGTGCGGGACGGTCCCGGCTTTTATACGACGCGGATTCTGGGACCGTACGTCAACGAGGCGGGGCACCTTCTGGCCGAAGGGGTGCCCGTGGAGGAGATCGACGAGGCGCTCCTCAGGTTCGGGTTCCCCGTGGGGCCGCTGAAGCTCCTCGACGAGGTGGGCATCGACACGGGGCACAAGATCGCGAAGGTGCTTCACGAGGCCTTCGGAGACCGGATGGCTCCGGCGCCGGCGCTCGAGAAGATTTTCGCGGACGGCCGGGCGGGCCGCAAGAACGGGCGGGGCTTTTACCGGTACGGAGAAGGCGGCCGGGGCAAGGGCGGGCGGAAGGTCGATCCGACGGTTTACGACGTCCTCGGGGTCCGTCCGACGAAGGGACATGACGCGGCGGCGATCGCGCTTCGGTGCGTGCTTCCGATGGTGAACGAGGCGGTGCGGTGTCTTGAGGAAGGGATCCTCCGGTCGGCGCGGGACGGGGACGCGGGGGCGATCCTGGGGCTGGGCTTTCCGCCCTTCCGGGGAGGGCCCTTCCGGTACCTCGACGGGCGCGGGGCGGCGGCGGTGCGGGCGGATCTTGAGGAGCTGCGCCGGCGACACGGCGGGCGTTTCGCGCCCGCGGCGCTTCTGGAGGACCTGGCCCGGACCGGCAAGCGCCTCACCGACGGGACCGCGTAA